Proteins encoded within one genomic window of Halorussus salilacus:
- a CDS encoding DUF7287 family protein, with amino-acid sequence MFRETITSDENGRPSHENRRRSASRRERSGTPSTRLGGLKGAEVSRSDHVGVRAPGSDGRDDSARAQTSIDFVVGMSVFLLTVAFVVAFVPDVFEPFTASGEGDALAADRTAALLSEHLLVDPATPNALNATCTVVFFDTDATADEVEECRFDANADDLETALGVSATTSVNVTVEEDGAVHELGGEGLELRAGATPPESESATTARRVVLLDGEERDLYVRVW; translated from the coding sequence ATGTTCCGCGAGACCATCACTTCGGACGAGAACGGCCGACCCTCCCACGAGAATCGCCGCCGCTCGGCGTCCCGACGGGAACGCTCGGGTACGCCGTCCACCCGTCTGGGCGGACTGAAAGGGGCCGAGGTCTCTCGGAGCGACCACGTCGGCGTTCGAGCCCCCGGTTCCGACGGCCGTGACGATTCCGCGCGCGCCCAGACCAGCATCGACTTCGTGGTCGGGATGAGCGTCTTCCTGCTGACGGTGGCGTTCGTCGTCGCGTTCGTCCCGGACGTCTTCGAGCCCTTCACCGCGAGCGGCGAGGGAGACGCGCTGGCGGCCGACCGGACCGCCGCACTGCTCTCCGAGCACCTGCTGGTCGACCCGGCGACGCCGAACGCGCTGAACGCCACCTGCACCGTGGTGTTCTTCGATACCGACGCCACCGCCGACGAGGTCGAGGAGTGTCGGTTCGACGCCAACGCCGACGACCTCGAAACCGCGCTGGGCGTCTCGGCGACCACCTCGGTCAACGTCACCGTCGAGGAGGACGGAGCGGTCCACGAACTCGGCGGCGAGGGACTGGAACTGCGCGCGGGAGCGACCCCGCCCGAGTCAGAGAGCGCCACGACCGCCCGCAGGGTCGTCCTGCTCGACGGCGAGGAGCGCGACCTGTACGTGAGGGTGTGGTAG
- a CDS encoding DUF7289 family protein has translation MTSRATSSGAGRGRSSAGRGQSEVLGVVLLLGLTITGTGVIVAFGSSALDDSKQASELDSAEHAMTQLDSKLSLVGVGDSDSQSMSLGVDGHTAVENESGRMVVSINPTEGSEVPETEVMNQSLGAVVYENGGSRVAYQGGGVWRRTDNGTTMVSPPEVHYRDTTLTLPLVAVSGQGPLDGRTVATKNGSSEPMYPVEVEDGEDLRNPLLQAEVNLTVESEYYEAWGRFFEERTGGEATVDHDEESVTLRLVTPPNVPEIEQGIASTSSQELSIQGAGGNPSFTDSYNSSDGDYDSTEGDDGTIETVGGVTMSGGAEIRGDLVSGGGEVEMESSNTEIDGNLSYGGSADLHKKATVGGWTESNGSVSEIDPVDSMVSSRNESIHDDNDNDDADAIDGDRLDCDSTCELSSGSYYLDELDHDGGTLTLDLSEGDIDIAVAGPIAVGGGTIEVENPDDGRVDVYMDSSELAVTDGEVDVPDEKAGSFRIYAPPGLDAEFSSSEFDGMVYAPDSDGRQGEISVTSQAEVFGALVGGQTTLQSGGVVHYDQALARSSTLPEDYETAPYVTYMHVSVNRVNVTAT, from the coding sequence ATGACATCGCGGGCGACGTCGTCGGGGGCAGGGCGCGGCCGGTCGTCGGCGGGGCGCGGCCAGTCGGAGGTGCTTGGCGTGGTCCTGTTGCTTGGACTCACCATCACCGGGACGGGGGTCATCGTCGCGTTCGGGTCCTCGGCGCTCGACGACTCCAAGCAGGCGTCCGAGCTCGACAGCGCCGAGCACGCCATGACCCAGCTCGATTCGAAGCTCAGCCTCGTCGGCGTGGGCGACTCGGACTCCCAGTCGATGTCGCTCGGCGTGGACGGCCACACCGCCGTCGAGAACGAGAGCGGGCGGATGGTGGTGTCGATAAATCCAACCGAGGGCTCGGAGGTCCCCGAGACAGAGGTGATGAACCAGAGCCTCGGCGCGGTGGTCTACGAGAACGGCGGCAGTAGGGTCGCGTACCAGGGCGGGGGCGTCTGGCGGCGGACCGACAACGGGACCACGATGGTCTCCCCGCCGGAGGTCCACTACCGCGATACCACCCTGACGCTCCCGCTCGTGGCCGTCTCGGGGCAGGGACCGCTCGACGGCAGGACCGTCGCGACCAAGAACGGGTCCAGCGAGCCGATGTACCCCGTCGAGGTCGAGGACGGCGAGGACCTCCGCAACCCCCTCCTGCAGGCGGAGGTCAACCTCACGGTCGAGAGCGAGTACTACGAGGCGTGGGGTCGGTTCTTCGAGGAGCGGACCGGCGGCGAGGCGACCGTCGACCACGACGAGGAGTCGGTCACCCTCCGACTCGTCACGCCCCCGAACGTCCCCGAGATAGAGCAGGGCATCGCCTCTACCTCCTCCCAGGAGCTCTCGATTCAGGGCGCGGGAGGCAATCCCTCGTTCACCGACAGCTACAACTCCTCGGACGGCGACTACGACTCGACCGAGGGCGACGACGGGACCATCGAGACGGTCGGCGGCGTGACGATGAGCGGCGGAGCCGAGATACGCGGCGACCTCGTCTCGGGCGGCGGCGAGGTCGAGATGGAGAGTTCGAACACCGAGATCGACGGCAACCTCTCGTACGGCGGGAGCGCCGACCTCCACAAGAAGGCGACCGTCGGCGGCTGGACCGAGTCGAACGGGTCGGTCAGCGAGATCGACCCCGTGGATTCGATGGTCTCCTCGCGCAACGAGAGCATCCACGACGACAACGACAACGACGACGCCGACGCCATCGACGGCGACAGGCTGGACTGCGACTCGACCTGCGAGCTGTCGTCGGGGTCCTACTACCTCGACGAGCTCGACCACGACGGCGGCACGCTCACGCTCGACCTCTCGGAGGGGGACATCGACATCGCGGTCGCCGGACCCATCGCGGTCGGTGGCGGCACCATCGAGGTCGAGAACCCCGACGACGGGAGAGTCGACGTCTACATGGACAGCTCGGAGCTCGCGGTCACGGACGGTGAGGTCGACGTGCCCGACGAGAAGGCCGGGAGTTTCCGCATCTACGCCCCGCCGGGACTCGACGCCGAGTTCTCCAGTTCGGAGTTCGACGGCATGGTGTACGCCCCCGACAGCGACGGTCGGCAGGGCGAGATATCGGTCACGTCTCAGGCGGAGGTGTTCGGCGCGCTGGTCGGCGGTCAGACGACCCTCCAGTCGGGCGGCGTGGTCCACTACGACCAAGCGCTGGCCCGGTCGTCGACGCTCCCCGAGGACTACGAGACCGCCCCGTACGTCACCTACATGCACGTCTCGGTCAATCGAGTGAACGTCACGGCCACCTAG
- a CDS encoding KEOPS complex subunit Pcc1: MKPTRTATIRTEHDDAEIVAASVRPDNTPQIDTRVERESGVERVVTTVERETTGGLRTTVDDYVVNLAVAQEVVQTAKRHADTTTQS, from the coding sequence ATGAAGCCGACCCGAACCGCGACGATTCGGACCGAACACGACGACGCCGAGATAGTGGCGGCGTCGGTTCGCCCCGACAACACGCCTCAGATCGACACGCGCGTCGAGCGCGAGTCGGGCGTCGAGCGGGTCGTCACGACCGTCGAGCGCGAGACCACCGGCGGCCTCCGGACCACGGTCGACGACTACGTCGTCAACCTCGCGGTGGCCCAGGAAGTCGTACAGACAGCCAAGCGACACGCAGACACGACAACACAATCATGA
- a CDS encoding DUF7266 family protein, with amino-acid sequence MTGRTGRTGGDRRRFARDERAVSVTVTYALNLMVAALLVGGVLTATGGMVEDRRDAAVRSELEVVGERVATDLSAADRLAVVGSDDPTVSVSVTLPARVGGNRYDVTVEGSQLELVSRDPEVRVTVGFHAETPVAETTVPGGDLRVEFDTDSDRLEVRSG; translated from the coding sequence ATGACCGGGCGAACGGGGCGAACCGGCGGCGACCGCCGCCGGTTCGCCCGCGACGAGCGCGCGGTGTCGGTCACGGTCACCTACGCGCTCAATCTGATGGTGGCGGCCCTGCTCGTCGGGGGCGTGCTGACCGCGACCGGCGGCATGGTCGAGGACCGCCGGGACGCGGCGGTCCGGTCGGAACTGGAGGTCGTCGGCGAGCGCGTGGCGACCGACCTGTCCGCGGCCGACCGCCTCGCTGTCGTCGGGTCCGACGACCCGACCGTCTCGGTGTCGGTCACGTTGCCCGCACGAGTCGGGGGGAACCGGTACGACGTGACCGTGGAGGGTTCACAGCTGGAACTGGTCTCGCGCGACCCCGAGGTCCGGGTGACGGTCGGGTTCCACGCCGAGACGCCGGTCGCCGAGACCACGGTTCCCGGCGGCGACCTCCGGGTCGAGTTCGACACCGACTCGGACCGACTGGAGGTGCGGTCGGGATGA
- the eif1A gene encoding translation initiation factor eIF-1A produces MSEESGRRNLRMPNDDEQFAIVTEMLGKNRVRLRCNDGVERMGRIPGRMRKRIWIRKDDIVLCEPWDWQDEKADIEWRYDGSAQDQLRREGHINV; encoded by the coding sequence GTGAGTGAAGAATCCGGGCGACGGAACCTCCGCATGCCCAACGACGACGAGCAGTTCGCAATCGTCACCGAGATGTTAGGTAAGAACCGCGTCAGACTCCGATGCAACGACGGCGTAGAGCGAATGGGCCGAATTCCGGGCCGGATGCGAAAGCGCATCTGGATTCGGAAGGACGACATCGTGCTCTGCGAACCGTGGGACTGGCAGGACGAGAAGGCCGACATCGAGTGGCGCTACGACGGCTCCGCGCAGGACCAACTCCGGCGCGAGGGCCACATCAACGTCTGA
- a CDS encoding exonuclease RecJ, which yields MSTSGRTGTDGSASDASDAAATLRDAAFVRVLVRADGDCLAAAGLLARALGGRGVPYQVRVGRFGETLADPDDANRASSEDTTVGIGLDPGADAHLPAAATPASATAYDVARELDARPDPTLALAGVLAADGVPSAGETAHVLEAARERGVERRPGVGVPTDDLADGLAHATLAHADYSGDAGAAQAALAELGLPAELDESAHRRVASEFALAVTGGQAATARAADAVERALRPHTAPEGPFATVEGYADVLDAVARERPGTATALALGHDARADALDAWRDHAERAHAVLREGTTGRYDGLFALRTDSAPVETVARLLRDFRSPEPVALVVADEAAAAAATDDRRIGAAMSEAARSVGGLGGGLADRGYARFDPETDTKEFLAEFREARR from the coding sequence ATGTCGACCTCGGGCCGAACCGGAACCGACGGGTCAGCCTCCGACGCCAGCGACGCGGCCGCGACGCTCCGCGATGCGGCGTTCGTCCGCGTGCTCGTGCGCGCCGACGGCGACTGCCTCGCGGCCGCTGGACTGCTCGCGCGCGCACTCGGCGGGCGCGGCGTCCCGTATCAGGTTCGCGTCGGTCGGTTCGGCGAGACGCTCGCCGACCCCGACGACGCGAACCGGGCCAGTTCCGAGGACACCACGGTCGGTATCGGTCTCGACCCCGGGGCCGACGCCCACCTGCCAGCCGCGGCCACCCCGGCGAGCGCGACCGCCTACGACGTCGCGCGGGAACTCGACGCCCGGCCCGACCCGACGCTCGCGCTCGCGGGCGTCCTCGCGGCCGACGGCGTTCCGAGCGCTGGCGAGACGGCTCACGTCCTCGAAGCGGCCCGCGAGCGCGGCGTCGAGCGCCGACCCGGCGTCGGCGTCCCGACCGACGACCTCGCCGACGGCCTCGCGCACGCGACGCTCGCGCACGCCGACTACTCCGGAGACGCCGGGGCCGCGCAGGCCGCGCTCGCGGAGCTCGGCCTGCCCGCCGAACTCGACGAGTCGGCCCACCGGCGGGTCGCCTCGGAGTTCGCGCTCGCGGTCACGGGCGGGCAAGCCGCGACCGCGCGGGCCGCCGACGCGGTCGAGCGCGCGCTCCGACCCCACACCGCGCCCGAGGGCCCCTTCGCCACGGTGGAGGGGTACGCCGACGTGCTGGACGCGGTCGCGCGCGAGCGACCCGGCACGGCGACCGCGCTGGCGCTGGGTCACGACGCCCGCGCCGACGCGCTCGACGCGTGGCGCGACCACGCCGAGCGCGCCCACGCGGTCCTCCGAGAGGGGACGACCGGCCGGTACGACGGCCTGTTCGCCCTTCGAACGGACTCTGCGCCCGTGGAGACCGTCGCCCGACTCCTCAGGGACTTCCGGTCGCCCGAACCGGTCGCGCTCGTCGTCGCCGACGAGGCGGCCGCCGCGGCCGCGACCGACGACCGGAGGATCGGCGCGGCGATGAGCGAAGCGGCCCGGAGCGTGGGCGGTCTCGGCGGCGGCCTCGCCGACCGCGGCTACGCCCGGTTCGACCCCGAGACGGACACCAAGGAGTTCCTCGCCGAGTTCCGGGAGGCCCGACGATGA
- a CDS encoding DUF7261 family protein: protein MADVSDRGRSGGDRLGEGRSRSGEGRSRSGEGRSRSGAGRPRPDDDPRERAQLILVTGLAVAVTLVALVLLLNTVIYTQNLATRGAQIEDGEAVAFRAEAVDGVGDLLDAENREEYADRDDLDEAVRDGIARYDDLLSRYHAEDGTVAEIRTDTVTTTEGVLVRQTDPSRNFTNVDDEESDWTLAEDVDDARNVRLTVSDDELAADSDDAFAVVLDDGSETWRVPVHEDGDGDIAVGGDSAPDECRVDGSTASVDLTAGTVNGSECPELDYPTEMDSYDIEFENPDRVTGTYELTVDTSEGATVEESNFAAPGSEDSPRRTPAVYAAEFEVHFQTPRVEFHTAVRAAPGEPR from the coding sequence ATGGCAGATGTGAGCGACCGCGGTCGGTCCGGCGGTGACCGACTCGGAGAGGGTCGGTCTCGGTCCGGAGAGGGTCGGTCTCGGTCTGGAGAGGGTCGGTCTCGGTCCGGAGCCGGTCGGCCGCGACCCGACGACGACCCACGCGAGCGGGCCCAGCTCATCCTCGTGACCGGGCTCGCGGTCGCGGTGACGCTGGTCGCGCTCGTGTTGCTCCTGAACACCGTCATCTACACCCAGAACCTCGCCACCCGCGGGGCCCAAATCGAGGACGGCGAGGCGGTCGCGTTCCGGGCCGAGGCCGTCGACGGCGTCGGCGACCTCCTCGACGCCGAGAACCGCGAGGAGTACGCCGACCGGGACGACCTCGACGAGGCGGTCCGGGACGGAATCGCCAGATACGACGACCTGCTCTCGCGGTACCACGCCGAGGACGGGACGGTCGCCGAGATACGCACGGACACCGTGACCACGACCGAGGGCGTCCTCGTTCGACAGACCGACCCCTCGCGGAACTTCACGAACGTCGACGACGAGGAGAGCGACTGGACCCTCGCCGAGGACGTAGACGACGCCCGGAACGTCAGGCTGACCGTCTCGGACGACGAGCTGGCCGCCGACTCCGACGACGCGTTCGCGGTGGTGCTCGACGACGGGAGCGAGACGTGGCGCGTCCCCGTCCACGAGGACGGCGACGGCGACATCGCGGTCGGGGGCGACTCGGCCCCCGACGAGTGCCGAGTCGACGGTTCGACGGCGAGCGTCGACCTGACCGCCGGAACCGTCAACGGTAGCGAGTGTCCCGAACTCGATTACCCGACCGAGATGGACTCGTACGACATCGAGTTCGAGAACCCCGACCGGGTCACCGGGACCTACGAGCTGACCGTCGACACCTCCGAGGGCGCGACCGTCGAGGAGTCGAACTTCGCCGCCCCCGGCTCCGAGGACTCGCCGCGCCGGACGCCCGCGGTCTACGCCGCGGAGTTCGAGGTTCACTTCCAGACGCCCCGCGTCGAGTTCCACACAGCGGTCCGGGCCGCCCCGGGTGAGCCGCGATGA
- a CDS encoding type II secretion system F family protein → MSHGAATGTEHTADSLADAFYPLFAYLFDEDGDFVDDVETKLAEARMADTVELYLSRALAVGVLAGVVLWLLGTLVGYGLFATGFVDVGVLIGLPVPSESMAALINAVKVPALILVSGVVFGAVGFGIGFGTLAAIPYYRAGERKREINMLLPDAISFMYALSVGGLNQLEILEAIAKADDTYGEVSREFQSVVQETEYFDTDYRTAIRKRSLETPSDELGQFLTDMLSIINSGGNMSDFLDDKKDKHMRTAKQEQEMTLETLELFGEMYMTLSLFPLLLIIILVIMSMLGQAQESMLYATVYGLIPLTGVGFLVLVSTVKQDDPGDGYLDPDDGGERVATTTGAGLLHLGLVEKYVGEFSVFDRIKSREGTYETVALLKRPHVFFRDHPLFTLGLTVPAALVLVGNAVLTGAAPRTFDGMIASPVWGTFIYVYVPVYVVLLPLAVFHEWNVRSRRTVVEKLSDNLRKLSSANDTGLTLLESIRTVADTSSGKLADEFDVIHAKVEYGMGLKAALIEFNNKYHIPRLARTVKLVGKAQEASSQISAVLSTAAQASENQDDIARERRSRSRMQVVIIIMTYLTLLAVMAILKVEFLDVMGGLAGQADGGGGASAGGMDFGGGLDTNLLSMLFFHAVTLQAILSGFIAGYIRDASLLAGVKFAVVLPTVALVVFSFI, encoded by the coding sequence ATGAGCCACGGGGCCGCGACCGGCACCGAGCACACGGCCGACTCGCTGGCCGACGCCTTCTACCCCCTGTTCGCGTACCTGTTCGACGAGGACGGCGACTTCGTCGACGACGTCGAGACCAAGCTCGCGGAGGCCAGAATGGCCGACACCGTCGAACTGTACCTCTCGCGTGCGCTCGCGGTCGGCGTCCTCGCGGGGGTCGTCCTCTGGTTGCTGGGCACCCTCGTGGGCTACGGCCTGTTCGCCACCGGTTTCGTGGACGTGGGGGTCCTCATCGGTCTACCGGTGCCCAGCGAGTCGATGGCGGCGCTCATCAACGCCGTCAAGGTGCCCGCCCTCATCCTGGTCAGCGGCGTCGTCTTCGGCGCTGTCGGGTTCGGAATCGGGTTCGGGACGCTCGCGGCGATTCCCTACTACCGGGCTGGCGAACGCAAGCGCGAGATCAACATGCTCCTGCCCGACGCAATCTCGTTCATGTACGCGCTGTCGGTCGGGGGGCTGAACCAACTGGAGATTCTGGAGGCCATCGCGAAGGCCGACGACACCTACGGTGAGGTGTCCCGGGAGTTCCAGTCGGTCGTCCAGGAGACCGAGTACTTCGACACCGACTACCGGACCGCCATCCGCAAGCGGTCGCTGGAGACCCCGAGCGACGAACTCGGTCAGTTCCTCACCGACATGCTCTCTATCATCAACTCCGGGGGGAACATGAGCGACTTCCTCGACGACAAGAAGGACAAGCACATGCGGACCGCAAAGCAGGAGCAGGAGATGACCCTCGAAACGCTGGAACTGTTCGGCGAGATGTACATGACCCTCTCGCTGTTTCCCCTGCTTCTCATCATCATCCTCGTCATCATGTCGATGCTCGGGCAGGCTCAGGAGTCGATGCTGTACGCCACCGTCTACGGCCTCATCCCGCTGACGGGCGTCGGGTTCCTCGTGCTGGTCTCGACGGTCAAGCAGGACGACCCCGGCGACGGCTACCTCGACCCAGACGACGGCGGCGAGCGCGTCGCGACGACCACCGGCGCGGGCCTGCTCCACCTCGGCCTCGTCGAGAAGTACGTCGGCGAGTTCTCGGTGTTCGACCGCATCAAGAGCCGCGAGGGGACCTACGAGACGGTCGCATTGCTCAAGCGCCCCCACGTCTTCTTCCGGGACCACCCCCTGTTCACGCTGGGGCTGACGGTGCCCGCGGCGCTGGTGCTGGTCGGCAACGCGGTCTTGACCGGCGCGGCACCCCGGACGTTCGACGGCATGATAGCGAGTCCCGTCTGGGGGACGTTCATCTACGTCTACGTCCCGGTGTACGTCGTCCTCCTGCCGCTTGCGGTGTTCCACGAGTGGAACGTCCGGTCGCGCCGCACGGTCGTCGAGAAGCTCTCGGACAACCTCCGAAAGCTGTCGAGCGCCAACGACACGGGGTTGACCCTCCTCGAATCCATCCGGACCGTGGCCGATACCTCCTCCGGGAAGCTGGCCGACGAGTTCGACGTCATCCACGCCAAGGTCGAGTACGGCATGGGGCTGAAGGCCGCACTGATCGAGTTCAACAACAAATACCACATCCCGCGGCTCGCGCGCACCGTCAAGCTGGTGGGCAAGGCCCAAGAGGCCTCCAGCCAGATATCGGCGGTGCTCTCGACCGCCGCGCAGGCCAGCGAGAACCAGGACGACATCGCCCGCGAGCGCCGGTCGCGCTCGCGGATGCAGGTCGTCATCATCATCATGACCTACCTCACCCTGCTCGCGGTGATGGCCATCCTGAAGGTCGAGTTCCTCGACGTGATGGGCGGGCTCGCGGGACAGGCCGACGGCGGTGGCGGCGCGAGCGCGGGCGGCATGGACTTCGGGGGCGGTCTCGACACCAACCTCCTGTCGATGCTGTTCTTCCACGCCGTGACCCTCCAGGCCATCCTGTCGGGGTTCATCGCGGGCTACATCCGCGACGCCTCGCTGTTGGCTGGCGTGAAGTTCGCCGTCGTGCTACCGACCGTCGCGCTCGTCGTGTTCAGTTTCATCTGA
- a CDS encoding DUF7289 family protein, with protein MMDDRAVSETLGFVFAFALVTASVGAVYTTGIGGLQDAREDEQVTNAVRAMDVLADNVRDVTTADAPSRATELKLSGATLRYGDPVEIEVQANTTDPDDDRNATYRTTTRPLVYDAPAGEVVYANGATFRVDDGRAAMRSEPGFVVGEGEENTSVVPLVLTYPRGDSGGVGGSGTVLVVAHRQSVELDGRFDTPAESGETDARINVTVDSPRADAWGRYFEAQGMDRIDHGEGSVTYQFHTDGLVVPEAAVEFELRH; from the coding sequence ATGATGGACGACCGCGCGGTCAGCGAGACCCTCGGGTTCGTGTTCGCGTTCGCGCTGGTGACCGCCTCGGTCGGCGCGGTGTACACGACCGGCATCGGCGGGCTACAGGACGCCCGCGAGGACGAGCAGGTGACCAACGCGGTCCGGGCGATGGACGTGCTGGCCGACAACGTCCGGGACGTGACGACCGCAGACGCCCCGAGCAGGGCGACCGAGCTGAAGCTCTCGGGCGCGACGCTGCGGTACGGCGACCCGGTCGAGATCGAGGTACAGGCCAACACCACCGACCCCGACGACGACCGGAACGCCACCTACCGGACGACCACCCGGCCGCTGGTCTACGACGCCCCGGCGGGCGAGGTGGTCTACGCCAACGGCGCGACCTTCCGGGTCGACGACGGCCGCGCGGCGATGCGGTCCGAACCCGGGTTCGTCGTGGGCGAGGGCGAGGAAAACACCTCGGTCGTCCCGCTGGTGCTCACCTACCCCCGCGGGGACTCGGGGGGAGTCGGCGGGAGCGGGACGGTGCTGGTCGTCGCCCACCGCCAGAGCGTGGAACTCGACGGCCGGTTCGACACGCCCGCGGAGTCGGGAGAGACGGACGCCAGAATCAACGTCACGGTCGATTCCCCGCGCGCCGACGCGTGGGGCCGGTACTTCGAGGCTCAGGGAATGGACCGAATCGACCACGGCGAGGGCTCGGTGACCTACCAGTTCCACACCGACGGACTGGTCGTTCCCGAGGCGGCCGTGGAGTTCGAGCTGAGACACTAG
- a CDS encoding 30S ribosomal protein S15 translates to MARMHTRRRGSSDSDKPVADEPPEWSDVDEDEIVDRVVELAEQGHSPSEIGLKLRDEGVKGTPVPDVKLATGKKVTEILEENDAASDLPEDLRSLMERAVRLREHMDEHPQDAANKRALQNTQSKVRRLVDYYRGDELDADFTYSYDTAKELLD, encoded by the coding sequence ATGGCACGAATGCACACCCGCCGTCGCGGGTCGTCCGACTCGGACAAACCCGTGGCAGACGAACCGCCGGAGTGGAGCGACGTAGACGAAGACGAGATTGTCGACCGCGTGGTCGAACTGGCCGAGCAGGGCCACAGCCCCAGCGAGATCGGCCTGAAGCTGCGCGACGAGGGCGTGAAGGGCACGCCCGTCCCGGACGTCAAGCTGGCGACGGGTAAGAAGGTCACCGAGATTCTGGAGGAGAACGACGCCGCGAGCGACCTCCCCGAGGACCTCCGGAGCCTGATGGAGCGGGCCGTCCGACTGCGCGAGCACATGGACGAGCACCCCCAGGACGCCGCCAACAAGCGCGCGCTCCAGAACACCCAGTCGAAGGTCCGGCGTCTCGTCGACTACTACCGCGGCGACGAACTCGACGCCGACTTCACGTACTCCTACGACACCGCCAAGGAACTCCTCGACTAG
- a CDS encoding DUF7288 family protein, producing the protein MAESDAPRGPGRASSRGKGHTSSRGKGRASSRGKGRASSRGRSPTGARGQVHTLEAFTAALLVVSGVLFAMQSTAVTPLTASTSNQHIENQQQAAAADLLATAAERGSLRPALTFWDSDDRAFVNASDRGFYSNGGPPNDFGRALNETFGEVGGSDGRVAYNVYVEYRLPDDSTDSKTMVYMGSPSDNAASATRTVAVYDDTPVSGPAGETAGEADLYAPDAAPDAALYNVMEVRIVVWQM; encoded by the coding sequence GTGGCCGAGAGCGACGCTCCGCGCGGGCCGGGACGCGCCTCTTCGCGAGGGAAGGGACACACCTCCTCGCGCGGGAAGGGGCGCGCCTCCTCGCGCGGGAAGGGGCGCGCCTCCTCGCGCGGGCGGTCCCCCACCGGCGCTCGCGGGCAGGTCCACACCCTCGAAGCGTTCACCGCCGCGTTGCTGGTGGTCTCGGGCGTCCTCTTCGCGATGCAGTCGACCGCGGTGACGCCGCTGACCGCCAGCACGTCGAACCAGCACATCGAGAACCAACAGCAGGCCGCCGCCGCCGACCTGCTCGCGACCGCGGCCGAGCGCGGGAGCCTCCGCCCGGCGCTCACCTTCTGGGATTCGGACGACCGGGCGTTCGTCAACGCGTCCGACCGGGGATTCTACTCGAACGGCGGGCCGCCGAACGACTTCGGGCGCGCCCTGAACGAGACGTTCGGCGAGGTGGGCGGGTCCGACGGGCGGGTCGCCTACAACGTCTACGTCGAGTACCGACTGCCCGACGATTCCACCGACAGCAAGACGATGGTGTACATGGGTTCGCCGAGCGACAACGCCGCGTCGGCGACGCGAACGGTCGCCGTCTACGACGACACGCCGGTCTCCGGACCCGCGGGCGAGACCGCGGGCGAGGCCGACCTCTACGCGCCCGACGCCGCACCCGACGCCGCGCTGTACAACGTCATGGAGGTGCGAATCGTCGTATGGCAGATGTGA
- a CDS encoding HalOD1 output domain-containing protein: protein MSSSNDIHPVEIEAEADNGDSTSTYIFNVSDYMLYGEVCTGIALALSDVVGRPPERLTPLSSVVDCDALGMLFHTRRYGDLRDDVSVSFPYDVYEVTVHSSGRVVVRG from the coding sequence ATGAGTTCGTCGAACGACATCCACCCGGTCGAAATCGAAGCCGAAGCCGACAACGGCGATTCGACCTCTACCTACATCTTCAACGTCAGCGACTACATGCTCTACGGGGAGGTGTGCACCGGCATCGCGCTGGCGCTCTCGGACGTGGTGGGCCGCCCGCCCGAGCGACTCACCCCGCTGAGTTCCGTCGTGGACTGCGACGCCCTGGGGATGCTCTTTCACACGCGACGCTACGGCGACCTCCGGGACGACGTGTCGGTGTCGTTCCCCTACGACGTCTACGAGGTCACGGTGCATTCGAGCGGCCGCGTCGTGGTGCGGGGATAA